A single Cupriavidus sp. D39 DNA region contains:
- a CDS encoding acyl-CoA dehydrogenase: MAANAEFHWADPLLLDDQLSADERMVRDAALAYCQDKLAPRVLQSFRNEKTDIEIFREMGELGLLGPTIPEEYGGPGLNYVAYGLIAREVERVDSGYRSMMSVQSSLVMVPIHEFGTEAQKQKYLPKLATGEWIGCFGLTEPNHGSDPGSMITRAKKVAGGYELSGAKMWITNSPIADVFVVWGKLVGDDGKEAIRGFILEKGWKGLSAPAIHGKVGLRTSITGEIVMDQVFVPEENLMPGVSGLKGPFTCLNSARYGIAWGALGAAEFCWHTARQYTLDRKQFGRPLAANQLIQKKLADMQTEITLGLQGCLRLGRMKDEGTAAVEITSIMKRNSCGKSLDIARVARDMLGGNGISDEFGVIRHVVNLEVVNTYEGTHDIHALILGRAQTGIQAFF, from the coding sequence ATGGCTGCCAACGCCGAATTCCACTGGGCTGACCCGCTGTTGCTGGACGACCAGCTGAGCGCCGACGAGCGCATGGTGCGCGACGCCGCCCTGGCCTATTGCCAGGACAAGCTCGCCCCGCGCGTGCTGCAATCGTTCCGCAATGAGAAGACCGACATCGAGATCTTCCGCGAAATGGGCGAGCTCGGCCTGCTGGGCCCGACCATTCCCGAGGAATACGGCGGCCCGGGCCTGAACTACGTGGCCTACGGCCTGATCGCGCGTGAAGTGGAGCGGGTGGATTCGGGCTATCGCTCGATGATGAGCGTGCAGTCGTCGCTGGTGATGGTGCCGATCCACGAATTCGGCACCGAAGCGCAAAAGCAGAAATACCTGCCCAAGCTGGCCACCGGCGAATGGATCGGCTGCTTCGGCCTGACCGAGCCGAACCACGGCTCCGACCCGGGCTCCATGATCACGCGCGCCAAGAAGGTGGCGGGTGGCTATGAGCTGTCCGGCGCCAAGATGTGGATCACCAACTCGCCGATCGCCGACGTGTTCGTGGTGTGGGGCAAGCTGGTCGGCGACGACGGCAAGGAAGCCATCCGCGGCTTCATCCTGGAAAAGGGCTGGAAGGGCCTGTCGGCACCTGCCATCCACGGCAAGGTCGGCCTGCGCACCTCGATCACCGGCGAAATCGTCATGGACCAGGTGTTCGTGCCGGAAGAGAACCTGATGCCGGGCGTATCCGGCCTGAAGGGTCCCTTCACCTGCCTGAACTCGGCCCGCTACGGCATCGCCTGGGGCGCCCTGGGCGCCGCCGAGTTCTGCTGGCATACCGCCCGCCAGTACACGCTGGACCGCAAGCAGTTCGGCCGCCCGCTGGCCGCCAACCAGCTGATCCAGAAGAAGCTGGCCGACATGCAGACCGAGATCACGCTGGGCCTGCAAGGTTGCCTGCGCCTGGGGCGCATGAAGGACGAAGGCACCGCCGCGGTGGAAATCACGTCGATCATGAAGCGCAATTCCTGCGGCAAGTCGCTGGACATCGCCCGCGTGGCGCGCGACATGCTCGGCGGCAACGGCATCTCGGACGAGTTCGGCGTGATCCGTCACGTGGTCAACCTCGAAGTGGTCAACACCTACGAAGGCACCCATGACATCCACGCGCTGATCCTGGGCCGCGCCCAGACCGGCATCCAGGCGTTCTTCTAA
- a CDS encoding DUF883 family protein, with translation MSQSETTARKQEKLMSDVKTVLSDAEELLKQAASTTGEKAAELRERGMGLLKQAKEKAQDLQDAVVTKSKAAARATDDYVHDHPWRAVGVAAGVGLLIGLLLNRK, from the coding sequence ATGTCACAATCCGAAACCACCGCCCGCAAACAGGAGAAACTGATGAGCGATGTCAAGACCGTTTTGTCCGATGCCGAAGAACTGCTTAAGCAAGCGGCCTCGACCACCGGCGAGAAAGCTGCCGAACTGCGCGAGCGCGGCATGGGCCTGCTGAAACAAGCCAAGGAGAAGGCCCAAGACCTCCAGGACGCCGTGGTCACCAAGAGCAAGGCGGCTGCACGTGCCACCGACGACTACGTCCATGACCATCCGTGGCGCGCTGTCGGCGTTGCCGCCGGCGTTGGCCTGCTGATCGGCCTGTTGCTGAACCGCAAGTAA
- a CDS encoding phage holin family protein, which translates to MSDPTSSPKFMDALRSLAGSLVAMVQTRLELASVELAEERSRLMKMALLACFGLVFFGLAMVTLTVLIAIVFWDTYRWQALGVLVAVYLAACAICLAVARHLVRNAPPLFEATLAEIDKDREILRR; encoded by the coding sequence ATGAGCGACCCCACCTCTTCCCCCAAGTTTATGGATGCCCTGCGCAGCCTGGCAGGATCATTGGTGGCGATGGTGCAGACGCGCCTTGAACTGGCCAGTGTCGAACTCGCGGAGGAACGCTCCCGGCTGATGAAGATGGCCTTGCTGGCCTGTTTCGGCCTGGTGTTCTTTGGCCTGGCCATGGTGACGCTGACCGTACTGATCGCCATCGTGTTCTGGGACACCTACCGCTGGCAGGCCCTGGGCGTGCTGGTGGCGGTCTACCTGGCCGCCTGCGCGATCTGCCTCGCGGTTGCCCGCCATCTGGTGCGCAATGCCCCGCCCCTGTTCGAAGCCACGCTGGCCGAGATCGATAAAGACCGGGAGATCCTGCGCCGATGA
- a CDS encoding AI-2E family transporter, whose product MTQRADMQQKSFYLLLAVVSVAFCFVLWPFSGAVFWGAILAIIFTPSNNWLTRRMGGRRNLASLTTLTLCLLIVVLPLIFVTGALIQEGSTVYQQIKSGQINFGAYFQQAVHALPPSVTRVLDRFGLTDISDLQQKLTTGATQASQIIATQALSIGQNTFQFMVSFGVMLYLLFFLLRDGPQISKLIMRAIPLSEPHKQHLLRKFTTVARATVKGNIAVAAVQGALGGLIFWFLGIQGSLLWGVLMGFLSLLPAVGAALIWGPVAIYFLLTGDVGKGSILIGFCAVVIGAVDNVLRPILVGKDTRMPDWVVLISTLGGMALFGLSGFVIGPLIAALFIASWDLSTSTREEIERRDAAQDKEPKPPAPPKAKPGKPRVRIEPCRCLPGPNTPRSEHCVKTTQHPVQRRRQR is encoded by the coding sequence ATGACCCAACGAGCGGATATGCAGCAAAAGTCGTTCTACCTGCTGCTGGCAGTAGTCTCGGTAGCTTTTTGCTTCGTCCTGTGGCCTTTCTCCGGCGCCGTGTTCTGGGGCGCCATCCTGGCCATCATCTTCACGCCGTCCAACAACTGGCTGACCCGTCGCATGGGCGGCCGGCGCAACCTGGCCTCGCTGACCACGCTGACGCTGTGCCTGCTGATCGTGGTGCTGCCGCTGATCTTTGTCACCGGCGCCCTGATCCAGGAAGGCAGCACCGTCTACCAGCAGATCAAGTCCGGCCAGATCAATTTCGGCGCCTACTTCCAGCAAGCCGTGCACGCCCTGCCGCCGTCGGTGACAAGAGTGCTGGACCGCTTCGGGCTGACCGATATCAGCGACCTGCAGCAAAAGCTCACCACGGGGGCTACCCAGGCCAGCCAGATCATCGCCACGCAGGCATTGAGCATCGGGCAGAACACGTTCCAGTTCATGGTCAGCTTTGGCGTGATGCTGTACCTGCTGTTCTTCCTGTTGCGCGATGGCCCGCAGATTTCCAAGCTCATCATGCGGGCGATCCCGCTGAGCGAGCCGCACAAGCAGCACCTGCTGCGCAAGTTCACCACCGTGGCCCGCGCCACCGTCAAGGGCAACATCGCCGTGGCTGCGGTGCAGGGCGCACTGGGCGGCCTGATCTTCTGGTTCCTCGGCATCCAGGGCTCGCTGCTGTGGGGCGTGCTGATGGGCTTCCTGTCGCTGCTGCCGGCGGTCGGCGCGGCGCTGATCTGGGGACCGGTGGCGATCTACTTCCTGCTGACCGGCGACGTGGGCAAGGGCTCCATCCTGATCGGCTTCTGCGCGGTGGTGATCGGCGCGGTGGACAACGTGCTGCGCCCCATCCTGGTCGGCAAGGACACCCGCATGCCCGACTGGGTGGTGCTGATCTCCACGCTGGGCGGCATGGCGCTGTTCGGGCTGAGCGGCTTCGTCATCGGCCCGCTGATCGCCGCGCTGTTTATCGCCAGCTGGGACCTGTCCACGTCCACGCGCGAAGAAATCGAGCGCCGGGATGCCGCCCAGGACAAGGAGCCAAAGCCACCTGCGCCCCCGAAGGCAAAACCGGGCAAGCCGCGCGTACGGATTGAGCCCTGCCGCTGCTTGCCGGGACCGAACACACCAAGGAGTGAGCATTGCGTCAAGACAACCCAGCATCCGGTGCAACGGCGCCGGCAAAGGTAA
- a CDS encoding YeeE/YedE family protein produces MPEIDIAALSRTVLASTFILTFAFGAVLQRTHFCTMGAVSDIVNMGDWTRMRMWGLAIGVAMIGTAALAAGGYIDPTKTIYAASKLSWLSALVGGLMFGFGMVLASGCGSKTLVRIGAGNLKSLVVFAFLGLSAYMTLRGLFGVIRVNTVDAVALTLPTTQDLPSVLAQASGMARATLQLGIALVLGGALVIWALAGRGFRTFDNLLGGLAVGLIIVAMWYVSGHLGYVAEDPNTLDELFVASNSGRMESLSFVAPYAYTLDWLMMFSDKSKVLTIGIVSVLGVVAGAAAYALATRTFRWEGFGSAEDVGNHLVGGILMGAGGVTALGCTIGQGLSGVSTLAIGSFIALAGILVGAVLGFRYQIWRLERMI; encoded by the coding sequence ATGCCCGAAATCGATATTGCCGCGCTCAGCCGTACCGTACTGGCGAGCACCTTCATCCTGACCTTCGCCTTTGGGGCTGTGCTCCAGCGCACGCACTTCTGCACCATGGGCGCGGTCTCCGACATCGTCAACATGGGCGACTGGACCCGCATGCGCATGTGGGGGCTGGCCATCGGCGTGGCCATGATCGGCACCGCCGCGCTGGCCGCGGGCGGCTACATCGATCCCACCAAGACCATCTATGCCGCCAGCAAGCTCAGCTGGCTCTCGGCCCTGGTGGGTGGGCTGATGTTCGGCTTCGGCATGGTGCTGGCCTCGGGCTGCGGCAGCAAGACGCTGGTGCGCATCGGCGCCGGCAACCTGAAGTCGCTGGTGGTGTTCGCCTTCCTGGGGCTGTCGGCCTATATGACGCTGCGCGGCCTGTTTGGCGTGATTCGCGTGAACACCGTCGATGCCGTGGCCCTCACGCTGCCCACCACGCAGGACCTGCCCTCCGTGCTGGCGCAGGCCAGCGGCATGGCGCGCGCCACCCTGCAGCTGGGCATCGCGCTGGTGCTGGGCGGGGCGCTGGTGATCTGGGCGCTGGCCGGACGCGGCTTCCGTACCTTCGATAACCTGCTGGGCGGCTTGGCCGTGGGCCTGATCATCGTGGCCATGTGGTATGTATCCGGGCACCTGGGCTATGTCGCCGAAGATCCCAATACGCTCGACGAACTGTTCGTCGCCAGCAACAGCGGCCGCATGGAGAGCCTGAGCTTCGTCGCCCCCTACGCCTACACCCTCGACTGGCTGATGATGTTCAGCGACAAGAGCAAGGTGCTGACCATCGGCATCGTCAGCGTGTTGGGCGTGGTGGCGGGTGCCGCCGCGTATGCGCTGGCGACCCGCACCTTCCGCTGGGAAGGCTTTGGCAGCGCCGAGGACGTTGGCAACCATCTGGTGGGCGGCATCCTGATGGGCGCGGGCGGCGTGACCGCGCTGGGCTGCACCATCGGGCAGGGCTTGTCAGGCGTATCCACGCTGGCGATTGGCTCCTTTATCGCGCTGGCCGGCATCCTGGTTGGCGCGGTGCTGGGCTTCCGCTACCAGATATGGCGGCTTGAGCGCATGATCTAG
- the queC gene encoding 7-cyano-7-deazaguanine synthase QueC — protein sequence MKKRAIVLLSGGLDSATVLAMANAQDFETYALSMRYGQRHSSELEAAKRVAAALGAVRHEIIDLDLRRFGGSALTDDSLEVPTDGAVGGIPVTYVPARNTIMLSLALGWAEAIGGRDLFFGANAVDYSGYPDCRPEYVSAYEALANLATKAGVEGERIRVHAPIIDMTKGEIIRAGVKLGVDYGMTVSCYKADDDGRACGVCDSCRIRRAGFEAAGVPDPTRYQGAA from the coding sequence ATGAAAAAACGCGCTATCGTCCTGCTTTCCGGCGGCCTGGACTCCGCCACCGTCCTTGCCATGGCCAATGCGCAGGACTTCGAGACCTATGCGCTGTCGATGCGCTACGGCCAGCGCCACTCCTCGGAACTGGAAGCCGCCAAGCGCGTGGCCGCCGCCCTGGGCGCGGTGCGCCACGAGATCATCGACCTCGACCTGCGCCGCTTCGGCGGCTCCGCGCTGACCGACGATAGCCTTGAGGTGCCCACCGACGGCGCCGTTGGCGGCATTCCGGTCACCTACGTGCCGGCCCGCAATACCATCATGCTGTCGCTGGCCCTGGGCTGGGCCGAGGCCATTGGCGGCCGCGACCTGTTCTTCGGCGCCAACGCGGTCGACTACTCCGGCTATCCGGATTGCCGGCCCGAGTATGTGTCCGCCTACGAGGCGCTTGCCAACCTGGCCACCAAGGCCGGCGTGGAAGGCGAACGCATCCGTGTGCACGCGCCCATTATCGACATGACCAAGGGCGAGATCATCCGCGCTGGGGTCAAGCTCGGGGTGGACTACGGCATGACGGTGTCGTGCTACAAGGCCGACGACGACGGCCGTGCCTGTGGCGTGTGCGACTCCTGCCGCATCCGCCGCGCGGGCTTCGAGGCCGCCGGCGTGCCCGATCCCACCCGCTACCAGGGCGCCGCCTGA
- the ybgF gene encoding tol-pal system protein YbgF — translation MKARVSKLVLLTAMSCASLLPLAQARAGVFDDDEARKAIVNMRDQFNGFQATASQRIDQNSRAQLEMQNQLEGLRQEVARLRGQNEMLQNEVTTLQKQQKDYYADLDARLKKFEPQQVTVDGREGLSQPGEKTEYDAALKQFQTGDFKGAGNVFSAFIKKYPQSPYVPLAQYWLGNSLYAQRDYRGSTSVLQNMVQAYPDHPKVPDALIAIANNQIESGQKPAARKTLEQVVSKYPGTEGAQAASNRLKTLK, via the coding sequence ATGAAAGCACGCGTCTCCAAGTTGGTATTGCTTACTGCGATGTCCTGCGCCAGCCTGTTGCCGTTGGCGCAGGCGCGGGCCGGCGTGTTCGACGATGACGAGGCGCGCAAAGCCATCGTGAACATGCGCGACCAGTTCAACGGTTTCCAGGCGACCGCATCGCAGCGTATCGACCAGAACAGCCGCGCGCAGCTCGAGATGCAGAACCAGCTCGAGGGCCTGCGCCAGGAAGTGGCGCGGCTGCGCGGCCAGAACGAGATGCTGCAGAACGAGGTGACGACGCTGCAAAAGCAGCAGAAAGACTACTACGCTGACCTGGATGCGCGCCTGAAGAAATTCGAGCCGCAGCAGGTCACCGTGGATGGTCGCGAAGGGCTGTCGCAACCGGGCGAGAAGACCGAGTATGACGCCGCGCTCAAGCAGTTCCAGACCGGGGACTTCAAGGGCGCGGGCAACGTATTCTCGGCTTTCATCAAGAAGTACCCGCAAAGCCCGTACGTGCCGCTGGCGCAGTACTGGCTAGGTAACTCGCTGTACGCGCAGCGGGACTACCGCGGCTCGACCTCGGTGCTGCAGAACATGGTGCAGGCCTATCCGGATCATCCCAAGGTGCCGGATGCGCTGATCGCCATCGCCAACAACCAGATCGAATCGGGCCAGAAGCCCGCGGCCCGCAAGACCCTGGAGCAGGTGGTGTCCAAATACCCCGGCACCGAGGGCGCGCAGGCGGCGAGCAATCGCCTCAAGACGCTGAAGTAG
- the pal gene encoding peptidoglycan-associated lipoprotein Pal, which translates to MTNMMTKTLAVAALLALGACSSGVKLDDTANAGAGKGTPSTDARAVAPVDVSRDPLNDPNSPLAKRSVYFDFDSYSVKPDYQGMLSEHSKYLGANKGRRILIQGNTDERGTSEYNLALGQKRAEAVRRSLSSLGVPESQMEAVSLGKEKPKATGHDEAAWAENRRADITY; encoded by the coding sequence ATGACCAATATGATGACCAAAACCCTTGCCGTCGCCGCTCTGCTGGCCCTCGGCGCTTGCAGCTCCGGCGTCAAGCTGGACGATACCGCCAACGCCGGTGCCGGCAAGGGCACGCCTTCGACCGACGCTCGCGCCGTGGCGCCGGTGGACGTCTCGCGCGATCCGCTGAACGATCCGAACAGCCCGCTGGCCAAGCGCAGCGTGTACTTCGACTTCGACAGCTATAGCGTCAAGCCTGACTACCAGGGCATGCTGTCGGAGCACTCCAAGTACCTGGGCGCCAACAAGGGCCGCCGCATCCTGATCCAGGGCAACACCGACGAGCGCGGTACCAGCGAATACAACCTGGCCCTGGGCCAGAAGCGCGCCGAAGCCGTGCGCCGCTCGCTGTCCTCGCTGGGCGTGCCGGAAAGCCAGATGGAAGCCGTCAGCCTGGGCAAGGAAAAGCCCAAGGCAACCGGCCACGACGAAGCCGCCTGGGCAGAAAACCGCCGCGCGGACATCACGTACTAA
- the tolB gene encoding Tol-Pal system beta propeller repeat protein TolB, whose amino-acid sequence MFAGLAVVLACSAGSAQAQLNVEITGVGASQLPIATANFQGEAQAPQNLTAIIRSDLQRSGRFRNVDPGGATVAESANADLGSWKARGADAFVAGSVTPTGNGQYDVRFRLYDTVKGTSLGGLAFTVSGNQLRVTGHKIADYIYEKLLGERGVFATRLSYVSRVGGRFQLLISDSDGQNSQVALTSNEPIISPSWSPDGSKVAYVSFEAKKPVVYVHDLATGKRTLVSNQKGNNSAPSWSPDGQRLAVALSRDGNTQIYQVGADGSGLKRLTRSSAIDTEPQYAPDGRSIYFTSDRGGAPQIYRMPAGGEEGGAAQRVTFKGSYNVSPRISPDGKQLAYITRSGGFKLQLMDLGNGDVTSLTDTANDEAPSFAANGKYILYATRVGGRSVLAAVSTDGRTRQVLSLQSGEVREPSWGPFMQ is encoded by the coding sequence CTGTTTGCCGGGCTGGCAGTGGTTCTGGCCTGTTCGGCCGGCAGCGCGCAGGCGCAATTGAACGTTGAAATCACCGGCGTTGGCGCCAGCCAGCTCCCGATCGCCACGGCCAACTTCCAGGGCGAAGCACAGGCCCCCCAAAATCTCACGGCGATCATCCGCAGCGACCTGCAGCGCAGCGGCCGCTTCCGCAATGTCGACCCGGGCGGCGCCACCGTGGCGGAGTCCGCCAATGCCGACCTTGGCAGCTGGAAGGCGCGCGGCGCCGATGCCTTCGTGGCCGGCAGCGTGACACCCACCGGCAACGGCCAGTACGACGTGCGCTTCCGCCTCTACGACACCGTCAAGGGCACCAGCCTGGGTGGCCTGGCCTTCACCGTCAGCGGGAACCAGCTGCGCGTGACCGGCCACAAGATCGCCGACTACATCTACGAGAAGCTGCTGGGCGAGCGCGGCGTGTTTGCCACGCGGCTGTCCTATGTCTCGCGGGTGGGCGGGCGCTTCCAGCTGCTGATCTCGGACTCCGACGGCCAGAACTCCCAGGTGGCGCTGACCAGCAACGAGCCGATCATCTCGCCTTCGTGGTCCCCTGACGGCAGCAAGGTTGCCTACGTGTCCTTCGAGGCCAAGAAGCCGGTGGTCTACGTGCACGACCTGGCGACCGGCAAGCGCACGCTGGTGTCGAACCAGAAGGGCAACAACAGCGCGCCTTCGTGGTCGCCGGATGGCCAGCGCCTGGCGGTGGCGCTGTCGCGCGACGGCAATACCCAGATCTACCAGGTCGGCGCCGATGGCTCCGGGCTCAAGCGCCTGACACGCAGCAGCGCCATCGACACCGAGCCGCAATACGCGCCGGACGGCCGCAGCATCTACTTCACCAGCGATCGCGGCGGCGCGCCGCAGATCTACCGCATGCCGGCCGGCGGCGAAGAGGGCGGCGCAGCTCAGCGCGTCACCTTCAAGGGCAGCTACAACGTGAGCCCGCGCATTTCCCCGGACGGCAAGCAACTGGCCTATATCACCCGCAGCGGCGGCTTCAAGCTGCAGTTGATGGACCTCGGCAACGGCGATGTCACGTCGCTGACCGACACCGCCAACGACGAAGCGCCAAGCTTCGCCGCCAACGGCAAGTACATTCTTTATGCCACCCGGGTGGGAGGTCGCTCGGTGTTGGCGGCAGTGTCCACTGACGGGCGTACCCGGCAGGTTTTGTCGCTCCAGTCCGGCGAGGTTCGCGAGCCGTCCTGGGGACCATTCATGCAATAA
- the tolR gene encoding protein TolR encodes MAAIQRRGGSRRRASADINVVPYIDVMLVLLVIFMVAAPIVNPAVVDLPSVANATQQQKAPPIVVTVHEDGALTARGKDNAGNSFERKLDKQGLIDFVHQRQNENPDQPVVIAADRSVRYEAVLDVMSVLKADGVKRVGLMVKPK; translated from the coding sequence ATGGCAGCGATACAGCGCCGTGGCGGCTCGCGCCGCCGGGCCAGTGCCGACATCAACGTCGTGCCTTACATCGACGTGATGCTGGTGCTGCTCGTCATTTTCATGGTGGCAGCACCGATCGTGAACCCCGCCGTGGTTGACCTGCCCAGCGTGGCCAACGCCACCCAGCAGCAAAAGGCGCCTCCCATCGTCGTGACCGTGCATGAGGACGGCGCACTGACCGCGCGCGGCAAGGATAACGCTGGCAACAGCTTCGAGCGCAAGCTCGACAAGCAGGGCCTGATCGACTTCGTGCATCAGCGCCAGAACGAGAATCCCGACCAGCCGGTGGTGATCGCCGCCGACCGCTCGGTCAGGTACGAGGCCGTGCTCGACGTCATGTCGGTGCTCAAGGCCGACGGCGTGAAGCGCGTCGGCCTGATGGTCAAGCCCAAGTAA
- the tolQ gene encoding protein TolQ: MNPVTVTQDLSIISLVLHASVLAQAVMALLLVMSLFSWTYIFRKHFSLRAARTQTEGFERDFWAGGDLQALYQSAANNRHNTGALERIFESGMGEYLKARERNNDAGALLDAARRAMRAAYQREMDVMESHLPFLASVGSVSPYIGLFGTVWGIMNAFRGLSNVQQATLAAVAPGIAEALVATAIGLFAAIPAVIAYNRYATEVDRLAIRFESFMEEFLNILQRQTR, translated from the coding sequence ATGAATCCCGTGACCGTCACGCAAGACCTGTCGATCATTTCGCTGGTGCTGCACGCCAGTGTGCTGGCACAGGCCGTCATGGCCCTGCTGCTGGTGATGTCCCTGTTCTCGTGGACATATATCTTCCGCAAGCATTTCTCCCTGCGCGCCGCGCGCACCCAGACCGAGGGTTTCGAGCGCGACTTCTGGGCTGGCGGTGATCTGCAGGCCCTCTACCAGAGCGCAGCCAACAACCGTCACAACACGGGCGCGCTGGAACGGATCTTCGAGTCCGGCATGGGCGAATACCTGAAAGCGCGCGAGCGCAACAACGACGCCGGCGCGCTGCTCGACGCCGCCCGTCGTGCCATGCGCGCGGCCTACCAGCGCGAGATGGATGTGATGGAATCGCATCTTCCGTTCCTGGCCTCGGTGGGTTCGGTCAGCCCGTACATCGGCTTGTTCGGCACGGTATGGGGGATCATGAACGCCTTCCGCGGTTTGTCCAATGTGCAGCAGGCAACGCTTGCCGCAGTGGCGCCCGGCATTGCGGAGGCGCTGGTCGCCACCGCCATCGGCCTGTTCGCGGCGATTCCGGCGGTCATTGCCTACAACCGCTACGCTACCGAAGTCGATCGCCTGGCCATCCGCTTCGAGAGCTTCATGGAAGAGTTCCTGAACATCCTGCAACGGCAGACCCGCTAA
- the ybgC gene encoding tol-pal system-associated acyl-CoA thioesterase: MSNNVWALRVYWEDTDAGGVVFYANYLKFFERARTEWLRSLGIEQQALADESGVVFIVRSTAVDYNAPARLDDLLEIRTQIERVGPASVQFAQEAWRGEQLLATGAIRVGCVDRSTFRPTPIPAPVLATIKTAR, encoded by the coding sequence ATGAGCAACAATGTGTGGGCCTTGCGGGTGTATTGGGAAGACACCGACGCGGGCGGCGTGGTGTTCTACGCCAATTACCTCAAATTCTTCGAGCGCGCCCGTACCGAGTGGCTGCGCTCGCTTGGCATCGAACAGCAAGCGCTGGCCGATGAGTCCGGCGTCGTCTTCATCGTCAGAAGCACGGCGGTGGACTACAATGCCCCCGCCCGTCTGGACGACCTGCTTGAGATCCGGACACAGATTGAACGGGTTGGCCCGGCGTCGGTCCAATTCGCCCAGGAAGCCTGGCGTGGCGAGCAATTGCTGGCTACTGGCGCCATCCGGGTCGGGTGTGTTGATCGCAGCACATTTCGCCCGACTCCCATTCCCGCTCCCGTCCTTGCAACCATCAAGACCGCTCGATGA
- the glyA gene encoding serine hydroxymethyltransferase: MFERSRYTIDQIDPEIFAAIQKEDQRQEEHIELIASENYTSPAVMAAQGSQLTNKYAEGYPGKRYYGGCEYVDVVEQLAIDRVKQLFGAEAANVQPNSGSQANQGVFFAALKPGDTIMGMSLAEGGHLTHGMALNMSGKWFNVVSYGLDANEDIDYDALEKLAQEKKPKLIIAGASAFALRIDFERIAKVAKSIGALFMVDMAHYAGLIAAGEYPNPVPHADFVTTTTHKSLRGPRGGVILMKAEHEKAINSAIFPGIQGGPLMHVIAGKAVAFKEALSPEFKAYQQQVVKNARVLAETLIERGLRIVSGRTESHVMLVDLRAMQITGKEAEKVLGEAHITVNKNAIPNDPEKPFVTSGIRLGSPAMTTRGFKEEEARLVANLVADVLENPHDLANIASVREQVAALTKRFPVYG; this comes from the coding sequence ATGTTCGAACGCAGCCGCTATACGATCGACCAGATCGACCCTGAGATTTTCGCCGCCATCCAGAAGGAAGACCAGCGCCAGGAAGAACACATCGAGCTGATCGCCTCGGAAAACTACACCTCGCCGGCCGTGATGGCCGCGCAAGGCTCGCAACTGACCAACAAGTATGCCGAGGGCTATCCCGGCAAGCGCTACTACGGTGGCTGCGAGTACGTCGACGTCGTCGAGCAGCTCGCCATCGACCGCGTCAAGCAACTGTTCGGCGCCGAAGCCGCCAACGTGCAGCCCAACTCCGGCTCGCAAGCCAACCAGGGCGTGTTCTTTGCCGCGCTGAAGCCGGGCGACACCATCATGGGCATGAGCCTGGCCGAAGGCGGCCACCTGACCCACGGCATGGCCCTCAACATGAGCGGCAAGTGGTTCAACGTCGTCAGCTACGGCCTGGACGCCAACGAAGACATCGACTACGACGCGCTGGAAAAGCTGGCCCAGGAAAAGAAGCCCAAGCTGATCATCGCCGGCGCCTCCGCCTTCGCCCTGCGCATCGACTTCGAACGCATCGCCAAGGTAGCCAAGTCCATCGGCGCCTTGTTCATGGTCGACATGGCCCACTACGCCGGCCTGATCGCCGCCGGCGAGTATCCCAACCCGGTACCCCACGCCGACTTCGTCACCACCACCACCCACAAGAGCCTGCGCGGCCCGCGCGGCGGCGTGATCCTGATGAAGGCCGAGCATGAGAAGGCCATCAACTCGGCCATCTTCCCCGGCATCCAGGGTGGCCCCCTGATGCACGTGATCGCCGGCAAGGCAGTCGCGTTCAAGGAAGCCCTGTCGCCCGAGTTCAAGGCCTACCAGCAACAAGTGGTCAAGAACGCCCGCGTGCTGGCCGAGACCCTGATCGAGCGCGGCCTGCGCATCGTCTCCGGCCGCACCGAAAGCCACGTGATGCTGGTCGACCTGCGCGCCATGCAGATCACCGGCAAGGAAGCCGAAAAGGTCCTGGGCGAGGCACACATCACCGTCAACAAGAACGCCATCCCCAACGACCCGGAAAAGCCGTTCGTCACCTCGGGCATCCGCCTGGGCTCGCCGGCCATGACCACCCGCGGCTTCAAGGAAGAAGAAGCCCGCCTGGTGGCCAACCTGGTCGCCGACGTGCTGGAAAACCCGCACGACCTGGCCAACATCGCCAGCGTGCGCGAGCAAGTGGCGGCCCTGACCAAGCGTTTCCCGGTCTACGGCTAA